The Fusobacterium necrophorum subsp. necrophorum genome has a window encoding:
- a CDS encoding DNA methyltransferase: MYSRLKIAKELLHAKGVIFLSIDDNEFSQLKMLCDEIFDENNNVANFCIIRAEGGGMAKQVIKGHDYCLVYAKDIFSFSPLAKEKDIRGKIVEKDKIKYWIQEDWLRKEFGKYGNCHYEEVLQYKGEKVKKEIDEGLKNGEYVLIPKSNGMNIVGKLRRLDKDSSKFYSILKHLNKSGANELKELKVEFDYPKPSSLIKELVSGATFFSDRKEAIVLDFFAGSGTTGHAVMQLNKEDGGNRKYILCTNNENNICEEVTYQRLKNIQEELPHNLKYYKTEFIPKFSNDEESISEKMMEHIRELIELEYAIEIDGKKYIVLNDEEELDEAISKIENDGKLFVRSGIFLSRSNQRILEEKGVSIIEIPEYYFREELKEVGEL; this comes from the coding sequence ATGTATTCTAGATTAAAAATTGCAAAAGAGTTATTACATGCTAAAGGTGTAATATTTTTGAGCATTGATGATAATGAATTTTCACAATTAAAAATGTTATGTGATGAGATTTTTGATGAGAATAACAATGTTGCAAATTTTTGTATTATTAGAGCAGAAGGTGGCGGAATGGCTAAACAAGTGATAAAAGGACATGATTATTGTCTTGTTTATGCGAAAGATATTTTTTCTTTTTCACCATTAGCTAAAGAAAAAGATATTAGAGGAAAAATTGTAGAGAAGGATAAAATCAAGTATTGGATACAAGAGGATTGGCTGCGAAAAGAATTTGGTAAATATGGAAATTGCCATTATGAAGAGGTTTTACAGTATAAAGGAGAAAAAGTAAAAAAAGAAATTGATGAAGGATTAAAAAATGGAGAATATGTACTGATTCCTAAATCTAACGGAATGAATATTGTTGGGAAGTTAAGACGATTAGACAAAGATAGCTCCAAGTTTTATTCAATATTAAAGCATCTCAATAAAAGCGGGGCAAATGAATTAAAAGAATTAAAAGTTGAATTTGATTATCCGAAACCATCTTCTTTAATAAAAGAACTAGTTAGTGGTGCTACATTTTTTTCGGATAGAAAAGAAGCAATTGTTCTTGACTTCTTTGCTGGTAGTGGTACTACAGGTCATGCTGTAATGCAGCTCAATAAAGAAGATGGTGGAAATCGCAAATATATTCTTTGCACGAATAATGAAAACAATATTTGTGAGGAAGTTACTTATCAAAGACTTAAGAATATTCAGGAAGAACTACCACATAATCTGAAATACTATAAGACGGAGTTTATACCAAAATTCTCTAACGATGAGGAAAGTATCTCAGAGAAGATGATGGAGCATATTAGAGAACTAATTGAACTTGAATATGCTATTGAAATTGATGGTAAAAAATATATCGTCCTTAATGATGAAGAAGAATTAGATGAAGCCATATCCAAAATTGAAAATGATGGAAAATTATTTGTGCGTTCGGGCATATTCCTATCACGGAGTAATCAACGAATACTTGAAGAAAAGGGAGTCAGTATCATTGAAATTCCGGAATACTATTTCAGAGAAGAACTAAAGGAGGTTGGCGAGC
- a CDS encoding helix-turn-helix transcriptional regulator, translating into MKVSYNGLWKVLIDKNMNKKDLANACELSPATISKMGRGEFVSMEVLYRIGTKLDVDFGDMVSIIEQKK; encoded by the coding sequence ATGAAAGTCAGTTATAATGGATTATGGAAAGTTTTAATAGATAAGAATATGAACAAAAAAGATTTGGCGAATGCTTGTGAATTATCTCCTGCAACCATATCTAAAATGGGCAGAGGAGAGTTTGTTAGCATGGAAGTTTTATATCGTATTGGGACTAAGTTAGATGTTGATTTTGGTGATATGGTTTCGATTATAGAACAAAAGAAATAA
- a CDS encoding ORF6N domain-containing protein: MAEDKNLVIAQKNREIQNMIYTIRDKQVMIDSDLAMLYQVETKYLNRQRSRNADRFPDDFCFQLTKEEYEFLRCQNVTSKKESGSGGRRYMPYVFTEQGIAMLSAVLKSDVAVEVSIKIMNSFVEMRRFLLSNKEMFARLDRVELKQLETDKKLEEVFNYIATNTEVKQNIFFDGQIYDAFSFIVGLIQKAKKEIILIDNYVDINTLNILCKKNQGVNVVIATARKGGLSAKDIAKFNAQYPKLSVKTITDFHDRFLIIDKTEVYHIGASIKDAGKKSFGITKIEDKDLIQSLVNKVK; the protein is encoded by the coding sequence ATGGCAGAAGATAAAAATCTTGTCATTGCTCAAAAAAATAGAGAAATACAGAATATGATTTATACCATTAGAGACAAGCAAGTGATGATAGACAGTGACTTAGCTATGCTATATCAAGTTGAAACAAAGTATTTAAACAGGCAAAGAAGCAGAAATGCCGATAGATTTCCAGATGATTTTTGCTTTCAATTGACTAAAGAAGAGTATGAATTTTTGAGGTGCCAAAATGTCACCTCAAAAAAAGAAAGTGGTTCAGGTGGCAGAAGATATATGCCATATGTTTTTACAGAGCAAGGTATTGCTATGCTTTCCGCTGTTCTTAAAAGCGATGTGGCAGTGGAAGTCAGTATTAAAATCATGAATAGCTTTGTGGAGATGAGAAGATTTCTTCTTTCAAACAAAGAGATGTTTGCTCGTCTCGATAGAGTTGAGTTAAAACAATTGGAAACAGATAAGAAGCTGGAAGAGGTATTTAATTATATAGCGACCAATACTGAAGTAAAACAAAATATCTTTTTTGATGGGCAAATATATGATGCATTCAGCTTTATTGTAGGGCTTATCCAAAAGGCTAAGAAAGAAATCATCCTGATTGACAACTATGTGGATATCAATACCTTAAACATTCTGTGTAAGAAAAATCAGGGTGTGAATGTTGTCATTGCTACAGCAAGAAAGGGCGGCTTATCAGCGAAAGATATAGCTAAATTTAATGCTCAATATCCAAAACTATCAGTTAAAACTATTACGGATTTCCATGATAGATTTTTAATCATAGATAAAACAGAAGTCTATCATATTGGCGCTTCTATAAAAGACGCAGGTAAAAAGAGTTTTGGCATTACGAAGATAGAAGATAAGGACTTGATTCAAAGTCTGGTAAATAAAGTGAAGTAG